A window of the Haloarcula litorea genome harbors these coding sequences:
- a CDS encoding DUF5800 family protein, giving the protein MTVLSFDEQGVDVVYDGTEFRLEKELIEDAVQKSYPDVTDHEVLQIVEPEPSLSGEPRRIGEIVD; this is encoded by the coding sequence ATGACCGTTCTCTCGTTCGACGAACAAGGGGTCGACGTCGTCTACGACGGCACGGAGTTCCGGCTCGAGAAGGAACTCATCGAGGACGCCGTCCAGAAGTCCTACCCGGACGTGACCGACCACGAGGTCCTGCAGATCGTCGAACCCGAGCCGTCGCTCTCCGGCGAGCCACGCCGGATCGGCGAGATCGTGGACTGA
- a CDS encoding alpha/beta fold hydrolase, which translates to MRLRKALGAAVGAVGATAVANRVLQSRPDEFEPFLAGTQRTYRWRGFDVAYTEAGDPEDPDLVLLHGINAAGSSHEFHTVFEALAEDYHVVAPDLPGFGHSDRPPLLYSASLLTTFVRDFLADEAENPTVVASSLTAAYAAEAAREVDVAELILVCPTDTSMGNRNVWLRSLLRAPVVGQAIFNLIGSRASIRHFHDDHGYYDMANLSDEVVDYEWQSAHQPGARFAPASFVSGFLDPEGDLGETLSSLDVPVTLVWGEDADITPLSRGRDLADEADATLVVFSDSLLLPHVEHPEEFVDVVRGETVRVRVENDD; encoded by the coding sequence ATGAGATTGCGCAAAGCCCTCGGTGCCGCCGTCGGTGCCGTCGGCGCGACGGCAGTCGCCAACCGCGTCCTCCAGTCGCGTCCCGACGAGTTCGAGCCGTTCCTCGCCGGCACACAGCGGACCTATCGCTGGCGTGGGTTCGACGTGGCCTACACGGAAGCCGGCGACCCCGAGGACCCGGACCTGGTCCTGTTGCACGGGATCAACGCCGCCGGGTCCAGCCACGAGTTCCACACCGTCTTCGAGGCGCTGGCCGAGGACTACCACGTCGTCGCCCCGGACCTGCCGGGCTTTGGCCACTCCGACCGGCCGCCGCTGCTGTACTCGGCGTCGCTGCTCACGACGTTCGTGCGGGACTTCCTCGCGGACGAGGCGGAGAACCCGACCGTCGTCGCCTCCTCGCTGACGGCCGCCTACGCCGCCGAGGCGGCCCGCGAGGTGGACGTCGCGGAACTGATCCTCGTCTGTCCCACGGACACCTCGATGGGGAACCGGAACGTCTGGCTCCGCTCGCTGCTGCGCGCCCCCGTCGTCGGGCAGGCGATCTTCAACCTCATCGGCTCCAGGGCCTCCATCCGCCACTTCCACGACGACCACGGCTACTACGACATGGCCAACCTCAGCGACGAGGTGGTCGACTACGAGTGGCAGAGCGCCCACCAGCCGGGCGCGCGGTTCGCGCCGGCGTCGTTCGTCTCGGGCTTCCTCGATCCCGAGGGCGACCTCGGCGAGACGCTCTCCTCGCTGGACGTCCCCGTGACGCTCGTCTGGGGCGAGGACGCCGACATCACCCCGCTGTCGCGGGGCCGCGATCTCGCGGACGAGGCCGACGCGACGCTGGTGGTGTTCAGCGACTCGCTGCTCCTGCCCCACGTCGAGCACCCCGAGGAGTTTGTCGACGTGGTGCGGGGCGAGACCGTCCGGGTCCGCGTCGAGAACGACGACTGA
- a CDS encoding DUF7111 family protein, which produces MADSEQANEASADGITARYTERDGERLLTFESATGTAAVAQNVEGYAMLKVRPSADGDELERYYGFDMALDHAAELLGVSPTDLPVPDAAADMGM; this is translated from the coding sequence ATGGCAGACTCCGAGCAGGCGAACGAGGCGTCGGCCGACGGAATCACCGCCCGCTACACCGAGCGAGACGGCGAACGGCTGCTCACCTTCGAGAGTGCGACCGGGACCGCTGCCGTCGCCCAGAACGTCGAGGGGTACGCGATGCTGAAGGTCCGGCCAAGCGCCGACGGCGACGAGCTCGAACGCTACTACGGGTTCGATATGGCGCTGGACCACGCCGCCGAACTGCTCGGCGTCTCGCCGACCGACCTCCCGGTCCCCGATGCCGCCGCCGATATGGGGATGTAG
- a CDS encoding Zn-ribbon domain-containing OB-fold protein — protein sequence MTESARDGEYDDWLDAIADGGGYYLECGNGHGWLPPRRVCPKCGDRDLAEEPLPDGGEIASHTTITVPTPQFEDDAPYVTAVVDFGPVSATGMVRGVDPEDVAIGSVVGVEVGERETTGDRAVVFRPR from the coding sequence ATGACCGAGAGCGCCCGCGACGGCGAGTACGACGACTGGCTCGACGCGATCGCGGACGGCGGGGGGTACTATCTGGAGTGTGGCAACGGCCACGGCTGGCTCCCGCCCCGACGGGTCTGTCCGAAGTGCGGCGACCGCGACCTCGCCGAGGAGCCGCTGCCCGACGGCGGCGAGATCGCCTCCCACACCACGATCACCGTCCCCACGCCGCAGTTCGAGGACGACGCCCCCTACGTGACCGCCGTCGTCGACTTCGGTCCCGTCTCGGCGACCGGGATGGTCCGCGGCGTCGACCCGGAGGACGTGGCGATCGGTTCGGTCGTCGGGGTCGAGGTCGGCGAGCGCGAGACCACCGGCGACCGCGCGGTCGTGTTCCGGCCGCGCTGA
- a CDS encoding PadR family transcriptional regulator produces the protein MAKWFQSGRRRDICVLLAGAEDGSLTGQRLKTRLEDRYDTRIDPQSFYGALEAMEDAGFLEHSVEGIADTYALTDAGERRLREQFEWMAEHLD, from the coding sequence ATGGCGAAGTGGTTCCAGAGCGGGCGGCGGCGCGACATCTGCGTCCTGCTGGCGGGTGCCGAGGACGGCTCGCTGACCGGCCAGCGGCTCAAGACGCGGCTGGAGGACCGCTACGACACGCGCATCGACCCCCAGAGCTTCTACGGCGCGCTGGAGGCGATGGAAGACGCCGGCTTCCTCGAGCACTCCGTCGAGGGGATCGCCGACACGTACGCCCTGACCGACGCCGGGGAGCGCCGCCTGCGCGAGCAGTTCGAGTGGATGGCCGAGCACCTCGACTAG
- a CDS encoding HTTM domain-containing protein — protein sequence MTDRSLRTWLRRRAAVDSRGLAAFRVALGLVLLVDLAWRLPELRAHYTDAGALPRSVLGALYPGWDALSLHALSGALWAQAALFGLAAVAAAALVVGYRTRLATAASLVLLVSLQIRNPFVLNGGDILLRRLLFWGLFLPLGARWAVDAPSARDGADGDARAPTDTVAGVATVGLLAQVVAVYVTNAAVKLRADIWLAGDAVRHVFQLDQFTVLLGDVLAGTGLLLSVAGWLWLGLLLVSPLLLLLTGRRRGLLAAAFVVAHFGMLLTLQIGVFPLVSMTALLPFLPSALWDRVERRAEAWDGPALPSSPREPLAARLPALSTAARSLAAVCLAVLIVVNAVALGVVAAPAGTPERVESRSWDMFAPSPPLGTWWYAAPATLASGERVNLLTDHDPDGSKPPEVSSLYDERWRKLLGDAAGEPLLRQSLADSLCARWNARHSDDAVNVTLVRYREPTVFDGPESIEREPLGRYQCGSD from the coding sequence GTGACCGACCGCTCCCTCCGCACGTGGCTCCGCCGCCGTGCCGCCGTCGACAGCCGCGGGCTCGCCGCCTTCCGCGTCGCGCTGGGGCTGGTCCTCCTGGTCGACCTGGCGTGGCGGCTGCCGGAGCTGCGGGCCCACTACACGGACGCGGGCGCTCTGCCCCGCTCGGTGCTGGGCGCGCTGTACCCCGGCTGGGACGCGCTGTCGCTGCACGCGCTCTCGGGGGCGCTGTGGGCACAGGCGGCCCTGTTCGGCCTCGCCGCCGTCGCCGCCGCGGCCCTGGTCGTCGGCTACCGGACCCGCCTCGCGACGGCCGCGTCGCTGGTCCTGCTGGTCTCGCTGCAGATCCGGAACCCGTTCGTGCTCAACGGGGGCGACATCCTGCTCCGGCGGCTGCTGTTCTGGGGGCTGTTCCTCCCGCTCGGGGCGCGCTGGGCGGTCGACGCGCCGTCCGCCCGCGACGGCGCGGACGGCGACGCGCGTGCCCCCACCGACACCGTCGCCGGCGTCGCCACGGTGGGGCTGCTCGCACAGGTCGTCGCCGTCTACGTGACCAACGCCGCGGTGAAGCTCCGTGCGGACATCTGGCTGGCCGGCGACGCCGTCCGGCACGTCTTCCAGCTGGACCAGTTCACCGTCCTGCTCGGGGACGTCCTCGCCGGCACCGGCCTGCTGCTGTCGGTCGCGGGCTGGCTCTGGCTCGGACTGCTGCTCGTCTCGCCGCTGTTGCTCCTCCTGACCGGCCGGCGGCGCGGTCTCCTCGCGGCGGCGTTCGTCGTCGCGCACTTCGGGATGCTCCTGACGCTCCAGATCGGCGTGTTCCCGCTGGTCTCGATGACGGCCCTGCTCCCGTTCCTGCCGTCTGCGCTGTGGGACCGCGTGGAGCGCCGGGCCGAGGCGTGGGACGGCCCGGCGCTCCCGAGCAGCCCCCGCGAACCGCTCGCGGCCCGGCTGCCGGCGCTCTCGACGGCCGCCCGCTCGCTCGCGGCCGTCTGCCTCGCCGTCCTGATCGTCGTCAACGCCGTCGCGCTCGGCGTCGTCGCCGCGCCGGCGGGCACGCCCGAGCGCGTCGAGTCCCGGTCGTGGGACATGTTCGCCCCGTCGCCGCCGCTGGGGACGTGGTGGTACGCCGCGCCGGCGACGCTCGCGTCCGGCGAGCGGGTGAACCTCCTGACCGACCACGACCCCGACGGGAGCAAGCCGCCGGAGGTCAGCTCGCTGTACGACGAGCGCTGGCGGAAGCTGCTGGGCGACGCGGCCGGCGAACCGCTGCTCCGGCAGTCGCTGGCGGACTCCCTCTGTGCCCGCTGGAACGCCCGGCACTCGGACGACGCGGTGAACGTCACCCTCGTCCGGTACCGGGAGCCGACGGTGTTCGACGGCCCCGAGTCGATCGAGCGGGAGCCGCTCGGCCGCTACCAGTGTGGTTCGGACTGA
- a CDS encoding DUF5305 domain-containing protein — MPRRWLRLRSFFDKQFETVLVGLLILALLGGWLTYGAHVDPGTTTEERVAASWSMSADYEHQATVTEPNPIYDTGSKLTNRSVYLAFAAPVLNGSFVFDYNASDGGTLDVAVVEQAVMRSVEQDRERTTEVWRRTRTLTAERADSLSPDGTMRVPFSVDVNRTMNRTERIEEQLGRPPGDPRMEIVSLVRITGTVNGQPVNRTMEYVLPIAFESAAYRVNATASTQEFQRTETVEVPREPSTLEAVGGPALFGVAFVALAALVVARTRNDLGLTDAERERLVYEDDRTEFDDWINSIELPPDARDLPEARAASLGDLVDFAIDTDSAVVETPDGESYHVVHDGYLYTYEPPVVPTEPSADDPEVAESADGAADESGGPDDEPEQSGLFAGDDE; from the coding sequence ATGCCGAGACGCTGGCTCCGGCTGCGCTCGTTCTTCGACAAGCAGTTCGAAACTGTCCTTGTCGGACTACTGATCCTCGCACTCCTGGGTGGCTGGCTCACCTACGGCGCTCACGTCGATCCGGGGACGACGACGGAAGAACGGGTCGCGGCCTCGTGGTCGATGTCTGCCGACTACGAGCACCAAGCGACGGTGACCGAACCGAACCCGATCTACGACACGGGGTCGAAACTGACGAACCGGTCGGTGTATCTCGCGTTCGCCGCGCCGGTGTTGAACGGGAGTTTCGTCTTCGACTACAACGCGAGTGACGGTGGCACGCTCGACGTAGCGGTCGTGGAACAGGCGGTGATGCGTTCGGTTGAACAGGATCGGGAGCGGACTACCGAAGTGTGGCGGCGGACGCGTACGCTCACGGCCGAGCGCGCCGATTCGCTCTCACCGGACGGCACGATGCGAGTCCCGTTCAGCGTCGACGTCAACCGAACGATGAACCGGACCGAACGGATCGAGGAACAACTGGGTCGACCACCCGGCGATCCGCGGATGGAGATCGTCTCGCTCGTACGCATCACCGGCACCGTCAACGGCCAGCCCGTGAACCGGACGATGGAGTACGTGCTCCCAATCGCCTTCGAATCAGCAGCCTACCGCGTCAACGCCACGGCCAGCACGCAGGAGTTCCAGAGGACGGAGACCGTCGAAGTCCCGCGCGAGCCGAGCACCCTTGAAGCCGTCGGCGGGCCCGCGCTCTTCGGCGTTGCGTTCGTCGCCCTCGCCGCGCTCGTAGTCGCGCGGACGCGCAACGACCTCGGGCTGACCGACGCCGAGCGGGAACGGCTCGTCTACGAGGACGACCGCACGGAGTTCGACGACTGGATCAACAGCATCGAGCTGCCGCCCGACGCCCGCGACCTGCCGGAGGCGCGAGCGGCGTCGCTGGGCGACCTCGTGGACTTCGCGATCGACACCGACAGCGCCGTCGTCGAGACGCCCGACGGCGAGTCGTACCACGTGGTCCACGATGGGTATCTGTACACCTACGAGCCGCCGGTGGTCCCGACGGAGCCGTCGGCCGACGACCCCGAGGTGGCCGAATCAGCGGACGGCGCGGCCGACGAGTCCGGGGGCCCCGACGACGAACCGGAGCAGTCGGGGCTGTTCGCCGGCGACGACGAGTAG
- a CDS encoding polymer-forming cytoskeletal protein — MPLGSDPLSELAIPDGTHVEEHDLVTDGDVIVGGQSTVEFGVRGRSVIADERVRFGGHIEAEGDCRLDMWCDVADNVLVGEDAYIGERVHIGGELRVAGDLDVGDDVDIEDGFEANGWIVIRNPMPTVVFLFVYLSHLLRIGEDEAAEDVVESMLGEDADDTDPVLIPRGANVSDDAWRVSTPATVGDDCRLHGNIRAESVEVGRDTVVFGSLRAREDVTVGKGTEIKGDVTTRGGTVRVGPGAKVWGDISAKTVELHENATVDGTIRAREEMRMHTQEVLDRPDEDAAAMAAMAEELEGEGDDAAAEADAEEDAGADTDEAADDGPEDATDDAASDGEGEGDAAEASD; from the coding sequence GTGCCACTCGGCTCCGACCCGCTCTCCGAACTCGCGATCCCCGACGGGACCCACGTGGAGGAACACGACCTCGTGACCGACGGGGACGTCATCGTCGGCGGGCAGAGCACCGTCGAGTTCGGGGTGCGCGGTCGGTCCGTCATCGCGGACGAGCGAGTCCGGTTCGGCGGCCACATCGAGGCGGAGGGCGACTGCCGCCTCGACATGTGGTGTGACGTCGCGGACAACGTCCTCGTCGGCGAGGACGCCTACATCGGCGAGCGCGTCCACATCGGCGGCGAGCTGCGGGTCGCCGGCGACCTCGACGTGGGCGACGACGTCGACATCGAGGACGGCTTCGAGGCCAACGGCTGGATCGTCATCCGGAACCCGATGCCGACCGTCGTCTTCCTGTTCGTCTACCTCTCGCACCTGCTGCGCATCGGCGAGGACGAGGCCGCCGAGGACGTGGTCGAGTCGATGCTGGGCGAGGACGCCGACGACACGGACCCGGTGCTCATCCCACGCGGAGCCAACGTCTCCGACGACGCCTGGCGCGTCTCGACCCCGGCGACCGTCGGCGACGACTGCCGCCTCCACGGCAACATCCGCGCCGAGTCCGTCGAGGTCGGCCGCGACACGGTCGTCTTCGGCAGCTTGCGCGCCCGCGAGGACGTCACCGTCGGGAAGGGGACCGAGATCAAGGGCGACGTGACCACCCGCGGCGGCACCGTCCGGGTCGGTCCCGGCGCGAAGGTGTGGGGCGACATCTCGGCGAAGACGGTCGAACTCCACGAGAACGCCACCGTCGATGGAACGATCCGTGCACGCGAGGAGATGCGGATGCACACCCAGGAGGTGCTGGACCGGCCCGACGAGGACGCCGCCGCGATGGCGGCGATGGCCGAGGAACTGGAGGGCGAGGGGGACGACGCGGCTGCGGAAGCCGACGCCGAGGAGGACGCGGGAGCCGACACGGACGAGGCTGCCGACGACGGTCCCGAGGACGCGACCGACGACGCGGCGAGCGACGGCGAGGGCGAGGGCGACGCCGCCGAGGCGTCCGACTGA
- a CDS encoding DUF7139 domain-containing protein — protein MATGNPKGMMLDCYRRYIGSIEEVSEVDVVFGMGLTMGGVALSVAGWLAFLWNETMAAYGTSGFYTVREVAIVVAGLGLPLFLLGVVTMTLGSDRMTALSLAGTAVCVGAVLLFLATYPNQWDVPAKLHAPLGVSLYGVGAGMLVFATGAAYSCRVTGR, from the coding sequence ATGGCGACCGGGAATCCCAAGGGGATGATGCTGGACTGTTACCGCCGGTACATCGGCAGCATCGAGGAGGTCTCCGAGGTCGACGTGGTGTTCGGGATGGGGCTGACGATGGGCGGCGTCGCGCTGTCGGTGGCCGGCTGGCTGGCGTTTCTCTGGAACGAGACGATGGCGGCCTACGGGACCAGCGGCTTCTACACCGTCCGCGAGGTCGCGATCGTCGTGGCCGGCCTTGGCCTGCCGCTGTTCCTGCTCGGCGTCGTGACGATGACGCTGGGCAGCGACCGGATGACCGCACTCTCGCTCGCCGGCACCGCGGTCTGCGTCGGGGCCGTCCTGCTGTTCCTCGCCACGTACCCGAACCAGTGGGACGTGCCGGCGAAACTCCACGCGCCCCTGGGCGTCAGCCTCTACGGCGTCGGTGCGGGGATGCTGGTGTTCGCCACGGGCGCGGCCTACAGTTGTCGGGTCACCGGTCGGTGA
- a CDS encoding cobalamin B12-binding domain-containing protein encodes MSVEQEQTERTIRCLVAKVGLDGHDRGAHVIARALRDAGFEVIYSGLHRSPDEVVQAAVQEDVDVVGISILSGAHNTLVPKILDGLREYDAFDDRLVLVGGIVPDDDEAELREQGVDEIFGPGASMEEMIAYIREHAPER; translated from the coding sequence ATGAGTGTCGAGCAGGAGCAGACCGAGCGGACCATCAGGTGTCTGGTCGCCAAGGTCGGCCTCGACGGGCACGACCGGGGGGCACACGTCATCGCCCGGGCGCTCCGGGACGCCGGTTTCGAGGTCATCTACTCCGGCCTGCACCGCTCGCCCGACGAGGTCGTGCAGGCGGCGGTCCAAGAGGACGTCGACGTGGTCGGTATCTCCATCCTCTCGGGGGCGCACAACACGCTGGTGCCCAAGATCCTCGACGGCCTGCGGGAGTACGACGCCTTCGACGATCGGCTCGTCCTGGTCGGGGGCATCGTCCCCGACGACGACGAGGCCGAACTCCGCGAGCAGGGCGTCGACGAGATCTTCGGTCCGGGCGCGTCGATGGAGGAGATGATCGCCTACATCCGCGAGCACGCGCCCGAGCGATGA
- a CDS encoding redox-regulated ATPase YchF, with amino-acid sequence MLSLALAGKPNAGKSTFYKAATMADVDVGNYPFTTIDANRGVSHVRTECPCLDREARCGDEHCRDGKRYVPVELIDVAGLVPGAHEGRGLGNQFLDELTNADVILNVVDASGGTDEEGEPVEVGQHDPVEDVHFVEEEMDLWLASIVDRNWESVERASRSPDFDLDEALVDMLTGVGATELDVARTLRELDYPEDPISWTDEHREALAQQIRRRTKPIVVVANKADIAPEGNVERLREAAEVVVPATADGELALRKAAEAGVVDYDPGDPDFEIVGEVSDQQREGLERIREVMADYGGTGVQTAMDTAVYDLLDHVTAYPVQNDTKWTDGQGNVLPDAHLLPRGSTPQDLAYAVHSDIGDGYIHAVDARANRRISDETELEEGAVVKIVSDN; translated from the coding sequence ATGCTCTCGCTCGCACTCGCCGGCAAGCCCAACGCCGGGAAGTCTACCTTCTACAAGGCGGCGACGATGGCCGACGTGGACGTGGGGAACTACCCGTTCACCACCATCGACGCCAACCGCGGCGTCAGCCACGTCCGCACGGAGTGTCCCTGTCTCGACCGGGAGGCGCGCTGTGGCGACGAACACTGCCGGGACGGCAAGCGCTACGTCCCCGTCGAGCTCATCGACGTGGCCGGCCTGGTCCCCGGGGCTCACGAGGGCCGCGGTCTCGGGAACCAGTTCCTCGACGAACTCACCAACGCCGACGTCATCCTGAACGTGGTCGACGCCTCCGGCGGCACCGACGAGGAGGGCGAACCCGTCGAGGTCGGCCAACACGACCCCGTCGAGGACGTCCACTTCGTCGAGGAGGAGATGGACCTCTGGCTGGCCAGCATCGTCGACCGCAACTGGGAGTCCGTCGAGCGCGCCTCCCGGTCGCCCGATTTCGACCTCGACGAGGCGCTCGTCGACATGCTGACCGGCGTCGGCGCGACGGAACTGGACGTGGCCCGCACCCTCCGTGAGCTGGACTACCCCGAGGACCCCATCTCCTGGACCGACGAGCACCGCGAGGCGCTGGCCCAGCAGATCCGCCGGCGAACCAAGCCGATCGTCGTCGTCGCGAACAAGGCCGACATCGCCCCCGAGGGCAACGTCGAGCGCCTGCGCGAGGCCGCCGAGGTGGTCGTCCCCGCCACCGCCGACGGCGAACTCGCCCTGCGGAAGGCCGCCGAGGCCGGCGTCGTCGACTACGACCCCGGCGACCCCGACTTCGAGATCGTCGGCGAGGTCAGCGACCAGCAGCGCGAGGGCCTGGAACGCATCCGCGAGGTGATGGCCGACTACGGCGGCACCGGCGTCCAGACCGCGATGGACACCGCCGTCTACGACCTGCTGGACCACGTCACGGCCTACCCCGTCCAGAACGACACGAAGTGGACCGACGGGCAGGGGAACGTCCTCCCCGACGCCCACCTGCTGCCCCGCGGGTCGACGCCGCAGGACCTCGCGTACGCCGTCCACTCGGACATCGGCGACGGCTACATCCACGCCGTCGACGCCCGTGCGAACCGCCGCATCAGCGACGAGACGGAACTGGAGGAGGGGGCCGTGGTCAAGATCGTCAGCGACAACTGA
- a CDS encoding thiolase domain-containing protein, which yields MSDPRIAGAGVTKFGEHPERTGRDLFAEAGLEALDASGVDRGDVDALYYGNFMGELAEHQGHQGPLMAETIGLEAPATRFEAACASAGAAVREAVTTLRNGEAEVIVVGGAERMTNIGTAAATDALAIAADDLFEVRAGMTFPGAYALMARSYFDQYGGTHEDLAHVAVKNHEHALVNDHAQIQKEIAVEDALEAPTIASPLGLYDSCPITDGAAAAVLTTAEYAAEHDLDAPVAITGTGQGGDNLALQDRPHLAQTPAADKAAEEAYGDAGVGPDDVDVAEVHDCFTIAEVLATESLGFFERGEGITAAREGITDRRGELPVNLSGGLKAKGHPVGATGVAQLATLAWLLDGSHPRADDVSDATVGVAHNAGGTVASTTVHVLEVAE from the coding sequence ATGTCAGACCCACGTATCGCAGGGGCCGGCGTCACGAAGTTCGGGGAACACCCCGAGCGCACCGGTCGCGACCTCTTCGCCGAGGCCGGACTGGAGGCGCTGGACGCCTCCGGCGTCGACCGCGGTGACGTCGACGCGCTCTACTACGGCAACTTTATGGGCGAACTCGCAGAGCACCAGGGCCACCAGGGGCCGCTGATGGCCGAGACGATCGGACTGGAAGCACCTGCCACGCGGTTCGAGGCGGCGTGTGCCTCAGCCGGGGCGGCCGTGCGAGAGGCCGTCACGACGCTGCGCAACGGCGAGGCGGAGGTGATCGTCGTCGGCGGGGCCGAGCGGATGACCAACATCGGCACCGCCGCGGCGACGGACGCGCTGGCCATCGCCGCCGACGACCTCTTCGAAGTCCGGGCCGGGATGACCTTCCCCGGCGCGTACGCGCTGATGGCCCGATCGTACTTCGACCAGTACGGCGGCACGCACGAGGACCTCGCCCACGTCGCCGTCAAGAACCACGAGCACGCGCTCGTCAACGATCACGCCCAGATCCAGAAGGAGATCGCCGTCGAGGACGCCCTCGAAGCGCCGACCATCGCCAGCCCGCTGGGGCTGTACGACTCCTGTCCGATCACCGACGGTGCGGCCGCCGCCGTGCTGACCACCGCCGAGTACGCCGCCGAGCACGACCTGGACGCGCCCGTAGCGATCACGGGCACCGGCCAGGGCGGCGACAACCTCGCGCTCCAGGACCGGCCTCACCTCGCACAGACCCCCGCCGCCGACAAGGCCGCCGAGGAGGCCTACGGCGACGCCGGCGTCGGTCCCGACGACGTGGACGTGGCGGAGGTCCACGACTGCTTCACCATCGCCGAGGTGCTTGCCACCGAGTCGCTGGGCTTCTTCGAGCGCGGCGAGGGGATCACCGCCGCCCGGGAGGGGATCACCGACCGCCGCGGGGAGCTGCCGGTCAACCTCTCGGGCGGGCTGAAGGCCAAGGGCCACCCGGTCGGTGCCACCGGCGTCGCACAGCTGGCGACGCTCGCGTGGCTCCTCGACGGGAGCCACCCGCGGGCCGACGACGTCTCCGACGCCACCGTCGGCGTCGCACACAACGCCGGCGGGACGGTCGCCTCCACGACCGTCCACGTGCTGGAGGTGGCAGAATGA
- the meaB gene encoding methylmalonyl Co-A mutase-associated GTPase MeaB produces MSDLVEDLVAGKHSALARVITKIENRSAGYRDLVSDLHAHTGHADVIGVTGSPGAGKSTLVDKVAAAYREEGLTVGVIAIDPSSPFSGGAVLGDRIRMASNAGDMDVFFRSMSARGSLGGLSTATTDAVTALDAFGKDKIVVETVGAGQNEVDIVRTADTVAVLVPPGSGDDVQMLKAGILEIGDVFVVNKADLDGADRTVQQLREMLGNRDGRPDTGHHGAAATARADGDTDGPGEGEQWDPPIVETVANRGEGVTEFIETLAEHGDYLDRTGKRERQARERYAAEIRTLLREDANDLLAAELERRGGIESYVDAVMAKETDPYGVVDEVLAPLRACLEEREDAP; encoded by the coding sequence ATGAGCGACCTGGTCGAGGACCTCGTCGCGGGCAAACACAGCGCGCTCGCGCGGGTCATCACGAAGATCGAGAACCGCTCGGCGGGGTACCGGGACCTCGTCTCGGACCTGCACGCCCACACCGGCCACGCCGACGTGATCGGCGTCACCGGGAGCCCCGGCGCGGGCAAGTCCACGCTCGTCGACAAGGTGGCCGCCGCGTACCGCGAGGAGGGGCTGACCGTCGGCGTCATCGCCATCGATCCCTCCTCGCCGTTCTCCGGCGGCGCGGTGCTCGGGGATCGGATCCGGATGGCCTCCAACGCCGGCGACATGGACGTGTTCTTCCGCTCGATGTCGGCCCGCGGGTCCCTGGGCGGCCTGTCGACTGCCACGACGGACGCGGTGACGGCGCTGGACGCCTTCGGCAAGGACAAGATCGTCGTCGAGACGGTCGGGGCGGGCCAGAACGAGGTCGACATCGTCCGGACCGCCGACACCGTCGCCGTCCTCGTCCCGCCGGGCAGCGGCGACGACGTCCAGATGCTGAAGGCGGGCATCCTCGAGATCGGCGACGTCTTCGTCGTGAACAAGGCCGACCTCGACGGTGCCGATCGAACGGTCCAGCAGTTGCGGGAGATGCTGGGGAACCGCGACGGGCGGCCCGACACCGGGCACCACGGCGCGGCGGCGACGGCGCGGGCGGACGGCGACACCGACGGTCCCGGCGAGGGCGAACAGTGGGACCCGCCCATCGTCGAGACGGTCGCCAACCGGGGCGAGGGGGTCACGGAGTTCATCGAGACCCTGGCCGAGCACGGCGACTACCTCGACCGGACCGGGAAGCGCGAGCGACAGGCCCGCGAGCGCTACGCCGCCGAGATCCGGACGCTGCTGCGCGAGGACGCCAACGACCTGCTGGCCGCGGAGCTGGAGCGGCGCGGCGGGATCGAGAGCTACGTCGACGCCGTGATGGCGAAGGAGACCGATCCCTACGGCGTCGTCGACGAGGTACTCGCGCCGCTCCGTGCGTGCCTCGAGGAGCGGGAAGACGCCCCGTGA